In a single window of the Pelodiscus sinensis isolate JC-2024 chromosome 18, ASM4963464v1, whole genome shotgun sequence genome:
- the LOC142818877 gene encoding interleukin-17D-like: protein MQLRVEVAAHIVLGFACCRALGAHLPCQEPSEAALEAVLSRHQAPGSFLAPPEEEWPERAPKLCPANASQTSPRLQDRSASPWSYRVNEDPRRFPRRLLEAYCLCEGCLTGRREDRAVRSEPFLQEVLVLQNSGRCKAGRYVYQPHRLPLARFCVCTFP from the exons ATGCAGCTACGG GTGGAAGTGGCTGCCCACATCGTGCTGGGCTTCGCCTGCTGCCGGGCGCTCGGCGCCCACCTTCCCTGCCAGGAGCCCTCCGAGGCAGCGCTGGAAGCCGTGCTCAGCCGCCACCAAGCGCCAGGCAGCTTCTTGGCTCCACCGGAGGAGGAGTGGCCTGAGCGGGCCCCGAAGCTGTGCCCTGCGAATGCCAGTCAGACCTCGCCCCGCCTGCAGGACAGGAGCGCCTCGCCCTGGTCCTACCG GGTGAACGAGGACCCCCGGCGGTTCCCCCGCAGGCTGCTGGAGGCCTACTGCCTGTGCGAGGGCTGCCTGACGGGCCGGCGAGAGGACCGGGCGGTGCGCAGCGAGCCCTTCCTCCAGGAGGTGCTGGTGCTGCAGAACTCGGGCCGGTGCAAGGCCGGCCGGTACGTGTACCAGCCCCACCGCCTGCCCCTCGCCCGCTTCTGCGTTTGCACGTTCCCTTGA